The Zingiber officinale cultivar Zhangliang chromosome 2A, Zo_v1.1, whole genome shotgun sequence genomic sequence gaatttgtatacgtccacactaacgtgacatgcaatattcacggtgttttgaggtgttggtaaaccccccccccccccctcttttttctcacatcaaaaagaggggggtttctcacatcaaaaagaagaaaattataaGTACCCCGTGGGAGTTTAGATGTGATCAAATCAAGTtgagttaggtcctattatattttgatgtcctgtgtctaagtgtataggaacttaggagcacaggaagtcgagcgaaagatgcaactagcgagaaggatgacacgaggaagagccgatgggctcggtgcatccgagggatgaggcactgccgaagagtacgctgacggatgagaaggaggcgttcgacgtttccgagggacaagaagccgaagcggaagattgctcgagaagaccgaagaTAAGTTCGGGTAAGCTCAATTCTGGGtaacgaaatcacccaagcaggtggaaccggagcgaaagacccgaaCCAATGCGAGCGGTATCAGAGCGGAAGACTAAGactgaaagtcaacaaaatgttgacttttttaTCCAAGCACTCGAacctggtccaagcgcccggacttgAAATCTCAACCAAAGGCAACGTGGCACATTCTATTGCGAcaggaataaagttttatccttctcTAGGCggctggaacccttctaggtgccccAACCAGAGCTATAAATCCCAGTAGCttgaacaacacttgtaaatgcttCTCTTTTTGTTCTACTACTTGTTTGTGAGTCATTAGCGTTATGAGATGCTACTCTGCCTCAAGGAGTCTTTTTAGTGATCTTTaactgtcttggattagtaatcccctgattgtaaaccaagtaaaatatctatgcctctttttctttaattagtttcttaattttttctatgcaagtgtttgttttaTTAAAACTGTAAAAGTTCGAGAAAAGTTTGTTTAATTTCGTGCAAGGATATTCACCCTCTTCTAGttagccgccaagggtcctataGTATATGATTTTTCTCCTTTGCATGGATCTTTTAGATGGATCTAGTTAGTTTTTCTGCTGCCCTTTCTACGTATTTTGCGATCTAGATCCTTACAGGCATAACCGTGTCTGTTGTAGCTAACACAAGGGCAATTCTAGAGTCGGACGTGATCTAGTCGTGCCTTCCATGATGATCATGTCCAGCGCCATTTTTACGACTTGAGAGCCACACGACCAAGTCAAGTTCTCTAACACAATTGTGGTTTGTGGGCGACGCCCTAGTATTTTTGGAAAGCCATGACAAAATTGGTCGGTTTTGAGGGCTATAAAAGGCCCCAAGGGTCTCGTGTTTGTGTGaggaggtgttttctttgataTGAAATCCTAGGAGAGTCATTCCCAAGGAGCTATCAGATATTCAATCCACCATCGAGTTTGGAGTTCTTCTGAgtattctcttttctttttctccttgaTTTTGAATTGTAAAATATCTTCTTTCATGTCTTTGCATTGTCACTCTATCTATGTAAAATAGTACTCTAAATCCTACAATAAGGGAGTAGCCCAATTAATTTACATTCATTTAATATCCATTCATCTTTTTTTCTTATCATATAACGTGTCGATCCATTATCTAGTCTTATTGTATATACATGACTATGATACTAATAGAGAATGACCGAAAGGTAAATCCAACTTTCCAACCCATAAAAATATAGACTTGAGGAGTTATTCACGAATGTAATTAAAAATCTCACGAAGACAACATCCGATCCACTATAAGTATTTGACCATGACGAAGTCAAAAGTCAGCCCAACCCAACCCATCCCTTCATCTCAATCGGATCAAGAATAATGACAACTAACAAAAGTTGGAATGGATAACtttgtaaattgcaaaataataaaacacaaaTATGGAAGAACCCGTTGCTAGGAGGGTTGAAGTAAATCAAATGAGAGATTAAGAATAATCTTTTCTTCCAATAGACAACCCCTCACAATAAATCTACCACACCCTTTAATCCAACAAGAAGAATGAAAGCCAACTAAAACAAGTCCAGATATTACAGGGAAACACAGGTAGCAAAATAGCAAGTCTTCTTCTCAACGCTGCGTATAGAGAGACAGAAATTAAGCAAAAGCCAGGCATGCACTAAGGCTATTCGACATTGCAAGGGCGTCAAGAGACAGAGTCAATGCCCGAACCACCACCATTGCTCCGTACCAAGGAACAGGGACTCCCTCGCCACCGAGCAAAGGCTTCATTATTCGGCTCGCGGTTCGTTCTTGACTCAACCCATGGCCGTGCCTATGTGCACTGTCGACTAGGCCTCGCAGTTGAGAGCCGCCTTGATCTTCTGGACGGTGCAGGAAATGAGGTTGTTGACCGTTTCCACTGACTCCACCGTCAGCTTGGCCGTCGGCTGGCTGTTCACCAGGATCTGGAACGCCACTGTCAGCAGGGAGCCGTCCTGTGGCTTCAAGCCGCCGCTGCCGCTGCCGCCGTCAGGGAGGATGGCGAAGCCGGAAGGGAGGAGGGCGACGTAGGCTGAGTCGCCTCCGTTCATGACTAGGTGCATCGCCGGAATGTCCACCGGCGCATACACCACCAGCGAGCTGGACGCGTCAGTGCAGGTCTCCTGCAGGATCAGCATGCTGCTCTGGTTTGCGTTTGCCGCCTGCATAGTAAATCAGAGAGTCCTAATTAGAAACATGGATTACTGACAGAATTTAGAATGGTTACACAGATCAAACGCATCTCCAAGATAATTTCTTTAATGATCAAGATTCGAAATGAAGATCTGATTCATGCCAgcagattatatttttcaactataataatatattataaaataaatcaacATGTCTAAGATGCTTCGAACAGTAAGAATCAAGTGTGGTGCTCGCTGCAGATCACTACAACACACGTCTCTTATCTTTGTCaatgatcttttttttttattctaagaAATTGAAATTCTTGGTTATGCCACCGCCCTTGATGCACAAAATAAAGCGAAAATAATGGAAGTGGAGAGCTAAGATACTGACGCTGGCACGGAGAAGTGAGACAGCGTTGCCGGCGTTCTGCCCCTTGGCTATGTGAGCCATCTCCTGCATGGGCCCGCCGTTGGAGAGGATGTCCCACTGGCTCCGCTGCTGCTCGTCGCGGAGGAAGTCAAATAGCCGCTGCGGCGAGACCGGCAGCCACACTGCAGTGGCGGCGCTCAGCACCACCCCCGGAGGCTCCCCGGGGTCCGCCACGCTCTGCCTCGTCATCACCCGCACATCCTCGCCGATATTCACCCCGCCGCCCAGCTTGCTCCACTCGCGCGCAGACGACGCGCACACCCCCGCGCAGAAGTTCTCCGTCATCCTCTGCGCCAGCTTCAGCATGCTCCGCCTCCCCGCCGGCATGATCGCTGTATGGATGGAGGGACAGAACAGGAAAAAAAAACTCCAGCATTTCTTCAAACACTCATTGTGCATGCGTTTGAAACATGTCGGTAATCAATCAAACTGACCTGCTGTGCTGTCATCGGCGGGAATGGAGGAGGACATGAGAATGGCGAGGGACTGGCACTGGCGCTGGAGGGTGGCGAGCCAGCGGCGGGCGCCGAGAGCGAGGCCAGAACGCAGCAGCGGGCGGTACAGCGGGTGGATCATGACCTCGTCGTACTCGGCATGCTCCACCCACGTGACCTGCATGCCACACCGTCGTCGTTAGCACATTAATACCCCCCTTGTCTACTTGCCTGCGCGTCACAGCGAACCCTACCAATGCACGTTATCACCGCAGGACGCTTGTTATCTCTATTTCTCCGAAAGCCAAAAAGCCAAAAGCTTTGACTATCGGCAACGGTGCAAGAAGCATCGATATCCGGAACGAAGGAAAAAACGTGTGAATGCGAAACAAATACCCTACTGAACTCTATCGGGACTGCTGGGCCTTCCGGCTAATGCGCGACTGCGAGATGACCTAGCGATAATAAACTAAGGAGAAGAAGCCAAAACATGTCATGGAAGCTGGGAATAGAAACAACGGCGCTAATCGAGACGGAGACTGATTAATGCATTGAATAAGAGGGAGATGGACTGACGAGCGATTCCATTTCTTTAATGGTGGTTAATCATTAATGAATCCTGGGCAAAAGACTTGGGGTGCATGGTTGGATTAAACAATGCCGGAAAGCATGAGCTTGGGAATTGAATGCGAACGGACAGGGAGAGGCCTGGTCGCCGCGATCTCGAGACGGGGAAAGAAGCATCTAAATCTCCAATTACGATGCAGGAGAAATAATAGTGTATTGGGCTTGACTTCCATGGAGgagtgaggaagaagagggagagattgAATACGTGCCTTGGAGTAGCCATTGGGCGTGTCTTGCACCACGCAGCCAGAGGGGAGCCTGCGGCACTTCAGTTGGTCGCCTTTGGTCGCGTCGACCGAGACATCGACGATGGCCCAGGCGCCATCGGTGAGCTGCTTGCAGAAGCGAAGGAACTGGACCTCGCGAACAGGGACCAAGGGAGACAGCACTTGCAGCTCTGCGTGCATCTGGAAAAACACCAAAGCATCAGACTCCATCGATGTTGCTTAAGCAAATGATACTGCAGATGAGATGATCCTTTGTACTCACAAGCTGGAGGACGCCATTTTTAGTCCCGCCAACTCCGACGGAGATCACGTCGGCAGTGGTCGTTCTTGCGATCACCGAAGGGAACATATCTGCCCATCGACTCTGCTCATGAAATCCAACAACAATTTAACACGCAAAAATCAGTTTAGACATTGATGATCTCTAATAGAGCAGCATATTGAATGATTAGCTTACGGCGTCCATGAGAGTCTCAACGAGGGCGGAGCTGTTGATGACGACGACGCCCGTCTCCCTCGAGGCCTCGGAGACGAAACCGGGAGGCCTCGGCCCGAGGCACCGCGCGAAGCACTGATCGTACATGTCGTAGTTTAGCGTCTCCCTCCCGGTGTTCGAGCATAGCACCCACAGCGGCTCCTCCATCTCTGCCATCTTTACCAGTTCTTCGACGGCGGCAAGTGCAAGCTCCAGGAAAACATACCTCTCCTGCGATTTCTCCACTCCGCTGAAAGCCGCTCCACCACCGGCGATAGCTCTTGTTGGAGACATAACGGTGCTCAGGGGCGGCACGGAGGCAAGACCGTTTGCGAGCTCTAAAGACGAGTTTGGAATGAAGGGGAGAGACGGCGGCGGCAAGGTAGAGAGGTTCGAGATAGGCTTGCCGAGGAACTTCCCGACGAGAGCACAGACCCGGTCGAGCTCGTCCTTGAGGCGAACGTTCTCCACCCGTAGATGTTGCTCCTCGAGGGAGATCTCGCCGAGCACTGCCGGACCACCGCAGTTGCAGCACATCGGGTTCCTCATCGCCTCCCTGATCGACAAGTTCTCCGCTCGAAGCTTGTCGTTCTCCTGCCGGAGGATTGCATTCTCGTGCCGTTCGATTTGGGTCTGCTTTCCGATCAGGATTCCGATTATAGATAAAGATCCgaaagaagaataaaaaaaatggtAAGGTAATTTTTATGTTAAGGTAATTGAAGAACACGCACCTTCATCTGCGTTCGCCGGTTCTGGAACCAGAACTTGACCTGACGGGGTTCCAAGCACAACCGCTTGCTGAGCTCCATCCTTTGCTTCTCATCCGGGTGAGGGCATTCCTTGAAGAGGCTGCAAATGGgatgagataaaaaaaaaattacatttgtaAAAAAGGGAACAGAAGCAAATGCAAGTAGATCGATTTCTTACGCTTCCAGTTCTTGGATCTGCTTAGGGGTGTGTCGGTGGTACCGTTTCTTCTTCCGAGGGTTCTCTAGCTCCAAATCGTCTCCAGATCCGCCGTCCAAGTTATCGCTCCCCGACTTGCTGTCGTTCTCATCTTCCTTGTTCCTGCGAGCCGAATCCAACTCGCCGGAGCCTATACCTCCGGCAACAGGTTCCGAGTTCTGATCGCCACGAGCAGTGAGATTGGTCTGCTGCGAAAAGGAAGAAAACTACTTCAAAATCACTCCAAAAAGgggagggaaaaaaataaaagaggaaaagaagcgGAGATTTACCAGCGCAAGGGAGAGGCCAGGGGAGCTGAACATGGAGGACAGATGGAGCGGAGGCGAGAGAACGGACGGATGGGTGATGGCCCTGGCGGAGGTTCCATACGCCATGTCGGCAACGAGATGAGCGCCACCTCCGTTGCCGCCGTCGAACAAACCTCCGAAACTCATCAAAGATCTCTCCTTTCTTCCTCAAATCCAAGCGCCCCTTCTCGATTCACAAATCGAATGAAAGGGAAAAACACACTAGGCGGACAAATTTAGGAACTGAGGACGAGAGACGTGAAGAAACGCAGCCGCCCTCTCCAAAATTTGATCTTAGGGTagaaagaaagagaaggaagCCAAGCAAGAGCGCTAGCACCTCGTTCTCTCTCCTTCACCCTCCCCTTCAGCTACTCCTCAAAACCCTAACCCCCAACCTTCCCAGACGCCATCGAAGACCCGAGAAGAAGACAGGATCCCAGCTTGGACTCTACCAGAGCGAGCACGGACGCTATGGCTCCCCGATCGAAGCTTTACGCACCCAGTAATGGCGGACGGAGAACAGCAAGGTGAGAGGAGGTTCCTCGTCATTATATATGCGTGGATTGTGCAAAATCAAACAAAAAGGAcggggagagagagagaaagggtAAAAAAAGTCCACTCTTTTTGTGAAGTCTTCACATTGGAACAGTCCAACATGTGAAAAATTTATGTGACATCTCTGGTCTCTACTTCCAAATCACAAGtgaatttaattagttttaaatgattttccatGAATCATTTCCTAGAGTCGAGTCACAGTCATCTCTCTCCACGGATATAGTCAAATTCATAGTTAGATTGAATTTATCGTAAAAACAAATACGAGTCATCCGTGAAAGATACAAATACTAATTCAGATCTCTATTCGAATAAACCGCTATGATTTACCCGGACCGTCATCGAGAGGTCGTTAAGAGTTAAGACGACGAGTTCATCTTTACCATCAGAGTCggtcaacttaaaaattaatcagattataaaaataatatacataaatcatataaaaaaaaattgttcttgGACTCCCGGACTATAATGGAATGGTAAGCACAACTAAAAACTCTCAGGAATTGCTTTCTGAACCCCTGGGTCATTATATGAGCTATTGCTTATACTTTTAGATCTACTAATGAACGATAAAAAATTAGTATAGGatcaagttaatcatgtttaagATTGGTCTAATGGTAAGATTTGAAtatctaaattatataaaaaaatttatgtttttgaACGAAATGTAATAGTTGATAACAATTTATATTATGTTAGTTTGTTGAGTAATAATTTTGGATAGGTGAGGAAAAGTAAGTCTAGTGATTAATTTAGGGGTTAAAAAATATAAGAatcatgaaaatgattttttttcctcTCGGGACGGTATAGTAGTTAAGATATAGGGTGTTGTCACATAAACTCTTGGGGTCAAAACTCGGCGTGTCTGAGCATGCCTCCCTCCTGTCTTGTCACTTGTACTAATGATTAGTAGTCATTCgtaatttacctcttccgtgttgacctagggacgggtTAATGGGAGCTCTAGGGGCGAGcaaatcaccttttgctacatgAAAATGATTTTTCCCCATGGGCTATAATTGTAGCAATTAAAAAAAACAGACTGTGAGGAGGTAAATCGAAAAGTCGTAGTTAGCTAGTGTGGAGAGGATTTTTTTCTCGACTtatatcgagattcgaacccttgTCCTATTACAACAATTCTATCCAATATTAGTCAACTCAACCTTACCTCGGGAGCCCCATGGGCTATAATTAGTTTATACAAAGATGTTATTAAGAAATTTGAGATCGATTCCTAATAGATGCGGAATGTCTTGTCACTTGTCTCAATTGCTCTGTACATGTGTTATTGTTGTTGGGCAAACCTTCCCAGTGATTTATTTTCCTTCTAAATAAGatgatgtttttaatttttactaCTAATGAAAATAATCTTTGATTTTGTTTTTATTCAAATTTGCTTTTCCTCCAAAAATGTGGGCAAAAAAACAATCTAGATTCCACAGTTTGTGGAACAATGCTTCGTACAAATATGAAAGAATCTATCAAAACacacttttgttttataactctCTTTGGGATTTAGCAAAAGTAAATCTctatttttaatgtattttttataTCAAACAGCACCTTCTGATTTTGTTTCCTATTATATACTTTCATCAAATTTAGCAAAAGTACATGTTTTTTTATCTATCACCAAAATAACACTTCATCATTTATTTCATACCTGAAATACCCCTTTTTCGATGGATCTAATCATTTATACAAATTACAAGCATAGTTAGATATTTTGGATAATAAATTATGAATgagatattattttaataatttctaAAGAGAAGCATTCTTTTCGATGATATGGCTAAAAaggacattttttatttttatttatttttttgtcaaTTCAATTTGAAATAAAAATGATTGAATGCATGTGAATTGTATGCATATTTTAAAGGGAAAGGAGCTCACAAAATAAGTGTTCTAGTTAAAATATTATCATTGGATCACCTAACATCATTCTCTTGTAGGCATAgctttaagaaattaaattgctCCGGATATTGGTATATGATTAGGTTCTTTAATAGATAatcaagaaatttaaaatttgagtctaagatataatatattattaagaGATTTTTACTTCAGTGGGAAGTGGGTCTAAGAATCCTGGCCATTTGGATGAGCACTTCTTGATTTACCCTAGTGACCAGTGAAAAAATTTTTTGGGACTAGACTGCTTATCTCCAAGATTAGTTGGATCAAAAAGTTGGATACTttaagtaccccgtgatagttttgatgtggtcaatcaagttaagttaggttctgtttgtatttgatgtcttgtgtttaagtgtgcaggaacttaggagtacaagaaatcgagcggaagacgcaacaaATGAGAATGATGACACTGAAAATGAGTCGATgcactcggtgcatctgagggacgaagagctgcgaAAAAGTATATCGATGGACAAGAAGGATGTGCATGATATTCGAGGGATGAAAAGCCGGagagaaagcctgctcgaggaaaagattagagttggattcgggtgagctcaactccgattaaccggagcatcacccacgcgAAGAAGATCAACTAAGGAGCTGATCTGCCTCAGGGAAGGCGCCTTGCagcctattggaggcaccttcaatagttgttagccgaagataaagttttatcttcagtgaataaaatctatcctattgaaggcgccttagactacttgaaggcgccttcaaactacGGATAATATTTTTCTAGAagatataaaaagacccctggacctaaaaATTCAACAACTTCAATATTCAATTTCTAGTTTACTTCTGAGCTTTCAAacagtgtaaaaggtttctctgccttcaatgaaagagatttttctagtgttttcatctgccttagattaacaaacgattaagttgtaaccaagtaaattctgaccttcttacttatttctttttaagttattattattttcattaatgTTAATTGTCAATAGCTGCTTAATTTAATTGTGCAAGATAATCAAAAGCAAGAGATTGTTTTATTCTGATTTTGATcataggctattcacccccctatagcCGGCCACATCCggaccaacaagtagtatcagagctcaaccacttcagaaggactaattgtCAATCGAAGCAAATAAGATAATGGTCGGATTGAGTATCTATCGACCAAAATTCAAGGGGGAGTTCATGATATGGAAGaaacgcatggaggtatttttcaaaatagattttgaaatacttttaataattaaatatagttttataGCCCCCAAGGTCCAAGGACCAACAAGGAGctgataaagaagaatatcaatggaccaaAAAAGAACAAGCCGACTTCGTAGCAAATGGATGAGCTGAACTCCATTTATTGAGCATACTTCCACCCTAAGGAGTCAGTCGAATCAGAGCTTAcaaatcagcaaaggaactttgaaaGAAGTTCCTAGAACAACATGAAAGAACGCCTGAGGCAAAGCTCGTGAGACGAGACCTACTCCGAAACCAAATCAgcaacctccggatggaagaagatgaaattgtCACACATCTACACTTGAAGATAAAAAAACTAATCACCACACTCACGGATCTCAAAGAAAAGATAACAAATCGAGACTCATTAAGGTTCACATTGAATGCATTTCTGAGAACTACTGAATGAGCATTGATTGTAGACGCCTTCTATATATCcaaggacctagaggtaagtagtttagaaaatttgttttctacctGTGAAATACACGAATGTAGATGTGCAAGGATCAGAAAGAACAAGGATCCAAATAACAACATCGCCCTGAACACGAGAAGGGTGGAGTCAGACATCAACACTTCTTTTGACAAAGACAAAAAGGCTTATGTGgtaagaaaattctcaaaaaattgtaaaactaataaattcaatAAGTCTTAGGCTAAGAAGTCTACACAGAAT encodes the following:
- the LOC122042434 gene encoding homeobox-leucine zipper protein ROC5-like; translation: MSFGGLFDGGNGGGAHLVADMAYGTSARAITHPSVLSPPLHLSSMFSSPGLSLALQTNLTARGDQNSEPVAGGIGSGELDSARRNKEDENDSKSGSDNLDGGSGDDLELENPRKKKRYHRHTPKQIQELEALFKECPHPDEKQRMELSKRLCLEPRQVKFWFQNRRTQMKTQIERHENAILRQENDKLRAENLSIREAMRNPMCCNCGGPAVLGEISLEEQHLRVENVRLKDELDRVCALVGKFLGKPISNLSTLPPPSLPFIPNSSLELANGLASVPPLSTVMSPTRAIAGGGAAFSGVEKSQERYVFLELALAAVEELVKMAEMEEPLWVLCSNTGRETLNYDMYDQCFARCLGPRPPGFVSEASRETGVVVINSSALVETLMDASRWADMFPSVIARTTTADVISVGVGGTKNGVLQLMHAELQVLSPLVPVREVQFLRFCKQLTDGAWAIVDVSVDATKGDQLKCRRLPSGCVVQDTPNGYSKVTWVEHAEYDEVMIHPLYRPLLRSGLALGARRWLATLQRQCQSLAILMSSSIPADDSTAAIMPAGRRSMLKLAQRMTENFCAGVCASSAREWSKLGGGVNIGEDVRVMTRQSVADPGEPPGVVLSAATAVWLPVSPQRLFDFLRDEQQRSQWDILSNGGPMQEMAHIAKGQNAGNAVSLLRASAANANQSSMLILQETCTDASSSLVVYAPVDIPAMHLVMNGGDSAYVALLPSGFAILPDGGSGSGGLKPQDGSLLTVAFQILVNSQPTAKLTVESVETVNNLISCTVQKIKAALNCEA